A stretch of Branchiostoma lanceolatum isolate klBraLanc5 chromosome 14, klBraLanc5.hap2, whole genome shotgun sequence DNA encodes these proteins:
- the LOC136448537 gene encoding uncharacterized protein, with amino-acid sequence MGFAMDAAILVIIIALTAPTTWLADVPCRTFEEIYPSGRELCEKMFDDAFVYETNLSKAFTMWFFEAENPNNKVAERLGLPSADDCHLEYFHKEAPGPEPDNFTECHPWKDYSCCHQDTVSSAQKIKEAYGKEWHWDRCGPLSSACERFFVQEACLYECEPNAGFYRKFPAHIYNESDPNHNRWQIEGMPIRADYCDAWFRACRYDRFCAVDSGSFFSCAMEYAKVDNTGDDGVNAGLIAGVVVACVVVAVLFGTLGYFIFKERKGQPVFSKLEG; translated from the exons ATGGGGTTCGCCATGgatgccgccatcttggtcaTCATAATCGCGCTAACTGCTCCAACTACATGGTTGGCAGACGTACCCTGTAGGACGTTCGAGGAAATCTACCCCAGCGGGAGGGAACTGTGCGAGAAGATGTTTGACGACGCCTTCGTGTACGAGACTAACCTCAGCAAAGCCTTCACCATGTGGTTCTTTGAAGCCGAGAATCCCAACAACAAAGTGGCTGAAAGACTCGGACTGCCGTCAGCCGATGACTGTCACTTAGAGTACTTTCATAAG GAAGCCCCAGGACCAGAACCTGACAATTTCACGGAGTGCCATCCTTGGAAGGACTACTCCTGTTGTCACCAGGACACCGTCTCGTCCGCGCAGAAGATCAAGGAAGCGTACGGCAAGGAGTGGCACTGGGACCGGTGTGGTCCCCTCAGCTCCGCCTGTGAGCGCTTCTTCGTGCAGGAGGCCTGTCTGTACGAATGTGAACCGAacgcag GTTTTTACCGGAAATTCCCGGCCCACATCTACAACGAGTCGGACCCGAACCACAACAGGTGGCAGATAGAGGGCATGCCCATCCGCGCTGACTACTGCGACGCCTGGTTCCGCGCGTGTCGGTACGACCGCTTCTGTGCCGTGGACAGCGGCAGCTTTTTTTCCTGTGCCATGGAGTACGCCAAAGTTGATAACACCGGTGACGATGGGGTAAACGCTGGGCTGATTGCAGGAGTAGTCGTAGCTTGCGTGGTTGTGGCGGTACTGTTTGGGACTCTtggttatttcattttcaaagagaGAAAGGGACAACCCGTCTTCAGCAAGCTGGAGGGCTGA
- the LOC136449031 gene encoding nicotinamide N-methyltransferase-like, with the protein MAAPIQKGTDYHKTFGAKAYLAEFFATPEGDDEEGEFLSKILKELHEIFNSGRLKPGSRLLDVGTGPTIYQLISASRFCAEIVCAEYTQNNRAEIEKWVKKDPDAHDWSQFFKFVADLEGDSSSWEALQSHLRDAIKEVIPCDVTKPDPFAPRQYEEFDAVTTTLCLEAACPDRESYTAAVRSITRLLKPGGTFLLSGVTNQTFYTVGGYKFFTLPIDSSFMREVFEKAGYVDIDIKSFPATNLENNTISDFDGFVILNAKKAEIAIE; encoded by the exons ATGGCCGCCCCGATCCAAAAGGGCACGGACTATCACAAAACGTTTGGCGCAAAGGCGTATTTGGCGGAGTTTTTTGCCACGCCTGAAGGCGACGATGAAGAAGGAGAATTCCTCTCAAAGATTCTAAAGGAATTACATGAGATTTTCAACTCTG GTCGACTAAAACCAGGAAGTCGCCTGCTCGATGTCGGGACTGGTCCGACCATCTATCAGCTGATAAGCGCCAGTAGGTTCTGCGCAGAGATCGTCTGCGCAGAGTACACGCAG AATAACAGAGCTGAGATTGAGAAATGGGTGAAGAAGGACCCGGATGCGCATGACTGGTCCCAAttttttaagttcgtagctgaTCTGGAGGGAGATAG CTCCTCGTGGGAAGCCCTCCAGTCTCATCTCAGAGATGCTATAAAGGAGGTCATTCCTTGTGACGTCACCAAGCCCGATCCTTTTGCTCCTCGTCAGTATGAGGAG TTCGACGCGGTAACCACAACCCTGTGTCTGGAGGCAGCGTGTCCTGACCGGGAGTCCTACACGGCCGCTGTGCGCAGCATCACCCGCCTACTCAAGCCGGGCGGCACGTTCCTTCTCTCCGGAGTCACCAACCAGACCTTCTATACCGTCGGTGGTTACAAGTTCTTCACCCTTCCTATTGACAGCAGCTTCATGAGAGAAGTGTTTGAGAAGGCAGGATATGTCGATATCGATATTAAGTCGTTCCCGGCTACGAATCTTGAAAACAACACTATCTCTGACTTTGACGGATTTGTTATTCTTAATGCTAAGAAAGCTGAGATTGCAATTGAGTAG
- the LOC136448191 gene encoding uncharacterized protein, which produces MGRSDYCCVLGCRNKRAQATAVTLYRFPDNPPSRKTLWTENVAVARGQPNWTPKSSTRICAAHFAGGKKSNKPDDPNYVPTLFGVNVATPIGSVRKNKAGVCYSGLNAKKGRPKKIKSATASEDPEWTPQGKQGKQEPLPNWDDETGSTKWAIMKREEPFFAESLPTMVPLSRPGCSSYSNSASPRYEPSTHSPIGMVTDFPGDSHGHDTSYPSLRQDPVEDDDPLLDITASNGHVATTSSVGFEGDLLSINHCRDSSHLKITNVESLRTDEEMVDLSFDYDGGTSHVQSELNPHRPDRLHSGRSGQEDLYEHDGVANHSETNMAEKGNGDGVAGLMLVNKGSRNDPVFVVMPTAAEQSELSPQPTRTSSRKRKVPQKYDPSEFDTEEVWQDVGETGMSPALQEEDDGRGEVNKRLRRLVSEQRDVHLSELLQLHEENKYLQEEVMQVKQMQDFREENKRLKKLVGQQRDVHLLELQQLKEELQQIKQAWQAEVREKNEIIKKLKTAAFCLDLIKDDDNLFNFYTGFQNYVIFKALADYLRPHSNSIYRQADDKHSPSKPCRNRSLSFDEELFMVCVRLKAGLLTQDISHRFNISAGTCSRIFRHWLPFLKEHLQDLYSTETPPLHCVQAMKTKVYHIFDGGLPQMLEDMEETLHVVCAFLSSFDTSLVHCHKEADNTGPDEDSLTQSALHVT; this is translated from the exons atgggGCGTAGCGACTATTGTTGCGTCCTCGGCTGTCGGAACAAGCGGGCCCAGGCGACGGCGGTGACGCTGTACCGCTTCCCCGACAACCCCCCCTCGCGCAAGACGCTGTGGACGGAAAACGTCGCGGTCGCCCGTGGACAGCCCAACTGGACCCCGAAGAGCTCGACGCGAATTTGCGCCGCGCACTTCGCCGGTGGGAAGAAGAGCAACAAGCCGGACGATCCCAACTACGTGCCCACTCTGTTCGGCGTCAACGTCGCCACTCCGATTGGATCGGTTCGGAAAAATAAAGCCGGGGTCTGCTATTCCGGTTTAAATGCCAAGAAAGGTCGCCCG AAGAAAATCAAGAGTGCTACTGCTAGTGAAGATCCTGAATGGACTCCACAAGGGAAACAGGGGAAACAGGAGCCACTTCCTAACTGGGATGATG AAACAGGTTCTACCAAATGGGCAATAATGAAGAGAGAGGAGCCCTTCTTTGCTGAGTCCCTGCCAACCATGGTGCCTCTGAGTCGACCAGGGTGCAGTTCTTACAGCAACAGTGCCTCCCCACGATACGAACCATCCACACATTCCCCTATAGGCATGGTCACAGACTTTCCTGGAGACAGCCACGGACATGACACAAGCTATCCAAGCTTGCGGCAAGATCCAGTTGAAGACGACGACCCTCTTCTTGACATTACAGCATCAAATGGTCATGTTGCAACAACCAGCTCAGTAGGTTTTGAGGGTGACcttttatcaatcaatcattgtAGAGACTCCAGTCATCTTAAGATCACCAATGTAGAGAGCTTAAGGACGGATGAAGAGATGGTAGACCTTTCTTTTGACTATGATGGTGGGACCAGTCATGTACAATCTGAGCTCAACCCACACCGACCAGACAGACTACACAGTGGCAGGAGTGGACAAGAAGATCTGTACGAGCATGATGGTGTAGCCAACCATAGTGAGACCAACATGGCGGAGAAAGGCAACGGGGACGGTGTTGCAGGCTTGATGCTTGTCAACAAAGGCAGCAGGAATGATCCCGTGTTTGTGGTGATGCCGACTGCCGCAGAGCAGTCCGAACTAAGCCCACAGCCGACGAGAACGTCCTCCCGGAAAAGGAAAGTGCCGCAGAAGTACGACCCATCAGAGTTTGACACAGAG GAAGTCTGGCAGGATGTAGGAGAAACTGGGATGTCACCTGCCTTGCAGGAGGAAGATGACGGCCGTGGTGAGGTAAACAAACGACTGAGAAGGCTGGTGAGCGAGCAGCGGGATGTGCACCTGTCTGAGCTGCTGCAGCTACACGAAGAGAACAAATACCTACAGGAGGAGGTCATGCAGGTGAAACAG ATGCAGGATTTCCGAGAGGAGAACAAGCGGCTGAAGAAGCTGGTTGGCCAGCAGCGAGACGTGCACCTGCTGGAGCTACAGCAGCTGAAGGAGGAACTGCAGCAGATAAAACAG GCCTGGCAAGCAGAGGTACGAGAGAAGAATGAAATCATCAAGAAACTGAAAACTGCTGCCTTCTGTCTCGACCTCATCAAGGATGACGACAACCTCTTCAACTTCTACACCGGATTCCAGAACTACGTCATCTTCAAGGCCCTCGCTGACTACCTGCGCCCTCATTCCAACAGCATCTACCGACAGGCAGACGACAAGCACTCCCCATCGAAGCCTTGTCGTAATAGAAGCCTGTCGTTCGATGAAGAACTCTTCATGGTGTGTGTGCGACTGAAGGCAGGTCTCCTCACACAAGACATCTCTCACAGGTTTAACATCAGTGCGGGGACTTGCTCACGCATCTTCAGACACTGGCTCCCCTTCCTTAAGGAGCACTTGCAGGACCTGTATAGTACAGAGACGCCGCCTTTGCACTGCGTACAAGCCATGAAGACCAAGGTGTACCACATCTTTGATGGCGGGCTGCCTCAGATGCTGGAAGACATGGAAGAGACGTTGCATGTGGTCTGTGCATTCTTGTCATCTTTTGATACGTCCCTTGTTCATTGCCATAAGGAGGCAGATAACACTGGTCCTGATGAAGACTCTCTTACCCAAAGTGCATTACATGTGACATGA